Part of the Propioniciclava sp. MC1595 genome is shown below.
AGCGCCGCGTTCGCCGGGGCATCGGCGGCCGGACGCTCGGTGGCGGCCTGGATGAGCGTGTCGGTGACCTCCGGTGACAGCGTCCGCTCCCCGGCGTGAACTCGACGGATCGCGTCGACCACCCGGGCCGGATCGGTGTCCTTCAACAAGAACCCGTCGGCGCCTTGCCGCAGCGCCCGCACCACGTAGTCGTCGGTGTTGAACGTGGTCAGCACGATGACGCGAGGCCGATCGTCGCGACCGGCGAGGGCGTCCAGGGTCGCGAGACCATCCATGCCCGGCATGCGGATGTCGAGCAACAGCAGGTCGGCACCCTGCGCCGCCAGGTGCTCCAGCGCCTCGATCCCGTTGGCGGCCTGCCAGGCCACCTCGATGTCAGCCTCACCGCCCAGGATGAAAGCCAGCCCGGTCCGCACCATGGCGTCGTCATCAACGATTCCGAGCCGGATCATGCGCCCTCCTTCGCCGGCGTGCCCCACGGGAGGGCGGCGTCCACCACGAATTGTCCATCCTGGACGCCGTGGCTGAGCGTTCCGCCCACCAGCCCGACGCGTTCGGCGATGCCCACCAGACCGAGCCGTGACCCGCTCGCGTCGGGGATCGCCAGGTCAGCGAGCGGGTTCGATACCCGCAGGTGCAAGACCTCGTCGCGTGCGGTGAGGCTGAGGTGCACCGGCGCTCCGGGGGCGTGCTTGCGGGCGTTGGTGAGGCACTCCTGGACGATCCGGAATGCCTGCCGAGACGCGTGGGTGGCCACCGCCTCAAGGTCGCCGATGTGGGTCACGGTGACGCGCTGGCCGACGTCTTCGGCGTCGGCCAGCAGGACGTCCAGCTCGGCGAGCGTCGGCTGGGGAGGCTCGGGCGGTGCCTCAGCTCCTCGCAGCGTGGCAAGCATCGTGCGAAGCTCGTCGAGGGACGCCTGCGCATTGAGCTGAATCATCCTGGCCGCTGCCTGGGCTTCATCCGCGGTGAGATTCGTTCGATAGGCCAGGCCGCCGGCATGCAGGGCGACCAGCGACAGGCGGTGCGCCACGACGTCGTGCATCTCGCGAGCGATGCGCTCGCGTTCGGCCATACGCGCCTCGTTGATGCGGGACGCCTCGGCCTCGCGTCGTGCCTGCTCCGCCGATTCGCGGTCGTGCTGGGCCTGAGCGCGGCTGGACGCCAACAATCCGATGAGGGTCGCGATCACCACGCCAGCGATGGCCAACGCCAGTTCGAAGCTGAGCGCCGTCGCAGCAGCACCCGAGGCCGACGCGAATAGCTCGAGCACCTTGGCGGCGATGAGGACGGCACCCGTCGTGAGGGCGCTGGTGAGGCTCCGGCGTCGGGCCACCGACTCCTGCGCCACGATCGCCGCCCCGAGCACCCCAGGGCTCGGCACCCACAAGGCGGCGATGACGAGGGCGATCGCGATCGGAGCTCGCTCGCGCCAAGGCAGCGCGACAAGGGCTGCGATGGCCGGGAGGACCAGCAGGAGGACGAACGACCATGGGAGTGGGCGTCCAGCGGCGAGGCGGGCGGCGATCGGCGTCAGGTAGTACAAGAACGCGAGCACCGCCACGCTCCACACCACGACTCGGGGCGGGGCAGGGGCCAGGGGTGGCGCGGTCACGGTCCCAACCTAACGCTGGTGCCTTCGAGGAGGCGTCGGCCGATCGGCCCGCGGAGGGGGGTCCGGTCGGACCCTTCCCCAGCGCCGAACCGACCCGTCACGGTGGCTGATCACCCGATGCGGCACCCCGGATGGCTGGGCTGAACTGAACCCATGATCGACCTGACCCACCTCACCAAGCGTTTCGGCGCCACCGTGGCCCTCGATGACGTCACGTTCTCTGTCGCTCCCGGCACGATCGTCGGGTTCCTCGGCCCCAACGGGGCCGGCAAGTCGACCTGCCTGCGTTCCCTGGTTGGTCTCGTCCGCCCCGACTCCGGGGAGGCCACCGTGAACGGGATGGCCTACGCCACCCTCGCCGACCCCGCCCATGTCGTGGGTGCCCTGCTCTCGGCCGACTCCTTCCACCCCGGCCGCACCGGACGCGAAACCCTGCGGTTGGCGTCCATCACGCTGGGCCTGCCCGCGAGCCGCGTGGACGACGCGCTGGACGAGGTTGGCCTGACCGCTGCTGAGGGACGCCGTCGCGTCGGCACCTACTCCCTGGGCATGCGGCAGCGTCTCGGCCTGGCCCACGCCCTGCTCGGCGACCCTGCCGCGCTCGTGCTCGACGAGCCGGCCAACGGCCTCGACCCGCAGGGTCAGCGCTGGCTTGCGGGTCTGCTCCGTTCACGCGCCGAGCGTGGGTGCGCGGTGCTGCTCAGCAGCCACGATCTGCACGAGGTCAGCCGCCTGGCCGACCGCGTTGTGATGGTGGCCCGCGGTCGGGTGCTCGCCGACGAGCCCATCACCGCCGCGTCCAGCGCCGAGCTCGAAGAGCAGTACTTCACCCTCACCTCTGGCGCTGACCGCGCCGCCTGACCACCACCCTCGAAAGGACCCCGAGATGACCGTCCACACCGCTTCCGTCCCCGCTCCTGCCGCCGCTCCGGTGCGCGCTGCGCGCGTCGCCTCGAACGAGACCTCCGGTCGGGCACTGGCCCGCGCCGTGGCCGTCGAGACCCGCAAGCTGGTCAACACCCGCACCGGACCCGTGCTGATCGCTGCGGCAGCTCTCCTGTCGGGCGCCTTTGCCGGGGGACGTGCCCTGTTCCCCACCACAGGAACCGACTTCGGCCACCTGGCGTCGATGGCTGTGGTGCCGGCGTCCATGATCTCGATGGTGCTCGCGGTGCTGCTCGTGGCCGGTGAGTTCTCGGCCCGCACCGCCTCCGTGACGTTGACCCTCGATCCCCGCCGTGGCCGTCTGGTGTTGGCGAAGAGTCTGACCGTCCTGGGGCTGTGGGTCGTCGCGACCACCTTGGCTGTCGTGGCGGCGGCGCTCGTGATGGTGGTGGCGCCGCTGATCACCGGTGTGACCTTGGCGTGGACGTTTGACGTCGCCTCGCTCGCCGTGGTGGCCGGCAATGGTGCCTTCCTGGTCCTGGCGGGCTTCGCGTGGGCCCTGGCGCTGCGCAACGCGGCCGCCCCGATCGCCTTCCTGCTGGTGTGGCCCACGGTGGCCATGCTGGTCGGCAGCATCTCCGACACCGCAGCGCGCGCCATGGCTTTCGTGGCCGTCGATCCGCTCTACGAACTTCTTCCGGACGCGACGGTGGCCGGTCCGCTGGCCGTGGTCGTCGCCGCGATGGTGTGGATCGTCGCCCCCGGTACCGTCGGGACGCTGCGTCTGCTGCGCGACGACCTGTGACGAACCCCGACCAGAAGGAGACGACCATGAAGAAGCGCAAGCCCCTCGGCCTGGTGTTCGTCGCCATCATCGTCAGCGTGGCGGCCGTCGCGGCGATGGTGTCGTGGTGGCAGTCCCGCCCGCAGGGCTCACCTGTGGCTGGTGAGTTCACCGGGGCGGTTCTCTCGGAACGGATGACCTCCGCCCGGGTGCTGGCACTGGGGGAGGCCACGCATGGCACCCATGAGTTTCAGGCGTTGCGCCTGCAATTGCTGCAGAAGGTCGCGGACCAGGGCTTCACGACCGTCGCCTGGGAGGAAGACTTC
Proteins encoded:
- a CDS encoding ABC transporter ATP-binding protein; this translates as MIDLTHLTKRFGATVALDDVTFSVAPGTIVGFLGPNGAGKSTCLRSLVGLVRPDSGEATVNGMAYATLADPAHVVGALLSADSFHPGRTGRETLRLASITLGLPASRVDDALDEVGLTAAEGRRRVGTYSLGMRQRLGLAHALLGDPAALVLDEPANGLDPQGQRWLAGLLRSRAERGCAVLLSSHDLHEVSRLADRVVMVARGRVLADEPITAASSAELEEQYFTLTSGADRAA
- a CDS encoding sensor histidine kinase → MTAPPLAPAPPRVVVWSVAVLAFLYYLTPIAARLAAGRPLPWSFVLLLVLPAIAALVALPWRERAPIAIALVIAALWVPSPGVLGAAIVAQESVARRRSLTSALTTGAVLIAAKVLELFASASGAAATALSFELALAIAGVVIATLIGLLASSRAQAQHDRESAEQARREAEASRINEARMAERERIAREMHDVVAHRLSLVALHAGGLAYRTNLTADEAQAAARMIQLNAQASLDELRTMLATLRGAEAPPEPPQPTLAELDVLLADAEDVGQRVTVTHIGDLEAVATHASRQAFRIVQECLTNARKHAPGAPVHLSLTARDEVLHLRVSNPLADLAIPDASGSRLGLVGIAERVGLVGGTLSHGVQDGQFVVDAALPWGTPAKEGA
- a CDS encoding response regulator transcription factor yields the protein MIRLGIVDDDAMVRTGLAFILGGEADIEVAWQAANGIEALEHLAAQGADLLLLDIRMPGMDGLATLDALAGRDDRPRVIVLTTFNTDDYVVRALRQGADGFLLKDTDPARVVDAIRRVHAGERTLSPEVTDTLIQAATERPAADAPANAALEQLTQREREIAVLMAEGLTNAQIGSRLNVSMASVKAHLSHIFTKLGVDNRVSAAMMVREVRT